From Corvus cornix cornix isolate S_Up_H32 chromosome 1A, ASM73873v5, whole genome shotgun sequence, a single genomic window includes:
- the LOC104696122 gene encoding pre-mRNA-splicing factor SLU7-like yields the protein MEKAKRASGAVVNALPTGGANDVSLEEPKAPMREDWRKKKELEEQRKLGNAPAEVDEEGKDINPHIPQYISSVPWYIDPSKRPTLKHQRPQPEKQKQYNCSGDWYKRGVPEHAVGMRYHKGACENCGAVTHKKKHCKERPRKVGAKYTGMNIAPDEHVQPQLMFDYDGKRDRWNGYNPEEHLKIVKEYSKVDLAKWTLKAQKLQEELASGKLEQVNSPRHQWGEEESNLQTEKDCNSEDEDKYADDIDMPGQNFDSKRHITVRNLRIREDIAKYLRNLDPNSAYYDPKTRAMRENPYASTGKNPDEVGYAGDNFVRYTGDSISMAQTQFLAWEAYDKGSEVHLQADPTKLELLYKSFKAKKEDFKAQQKESILEKYGGQEYLDPPPALLS from the coding sequence ATGGAAAAAGCCAAAAGGGCCTCAGGTGCGGTAGTGAATGCCCTTCCTACAGGAGGGGCAAATGATGTGAGCCTGGAGGAACCAAAGGCTCCAATGAGGGAAGattggaggaaaaagaaagaattagaagaacagagaaaactaGGAAATGCACCTGCTGAAGTggatgaagaaggaaaagatatCAACCCTCATATTCCTCAATACATCTCCTCAGTACCATGGTACATAGATCCTTCTAAAAGACCCACACTAAAACATCAGAGACCTCAGccagagaagcagaaacagtATAACTGCTCTGGAGATTGGTACAAACGAGGAGTTCCAGAGCACGCTGTGGGCATGAGGTACCACAAAGGAGCCTGTGAGAACTGCGGGGCAGTgacacacaaaaagaaacactgcaaGGAGAGACCCAGGAAAGTAGGAGCAAAATACACAGGCATGAATATTGCCCCAGATGAACATGTGCAGCCTCAGCTGATGTTTGATTACGATGGGAAGCGAGACCGGTGGAATGGTTATAACCCAGAGGAGCACTTGAAAATTGTCAAGGAATATTCCAAGGTTGATTTGGCCAAATGGACACTGAAAGCCCAGAAGCTTCAGGAGGAGTTGGCATCAGGGAAGCTGGAGCAAGTGAACTCCCCAAGACACCAGTGGGGAGAAGAGGAATCAAATTTACAGACAGAAAAGGATTGTAACAGTGAAGATGAAGACAAATATGCAGATGACATTGATATGCCTGGGCAGAACTTTGACTCTAAAAGACACATCACAGTCCGAAATTTACGTATTCGGGAGGATATTGCAAAATACTTGAGGAATCTAGATCCAAACTCTGCTTATTATGATCCGAAAACAAGAGCAATGAGGGAGAACCCTTATGCCAGCACAGGCAAGAATCCAGATGAAGTTGGTTATGCAGGTGACAACTTTGTTCGCTACACAGGCGATAGCATTTCAATGGCACAGACTCAGTTCTTAGCTTGGGAGGCTTATGACAAAGGCTCTGAAGTTCATCTGCAAGCAGACCCTACAAAATTAGAGCTCCTTTATAAATCCTTCAAAGCGAAAAAAGAAGATTTCAaggcacagcagaaagaaagtATCCTAGAGAAGTACGGAGGACAAGAATATTTAGATCCCCCCCCCGCCCTGCTCAGCTGA